A single genomic interval of Tursiops truncatus isolate mTurTru1 chromosome 1, mTurTru1.mat.Y, whole genome shotgun sequence harbors:
- the LAD1 gene encoding ladinin-1 isoform X2 yields the protein MPGCVSGCAPGGSGALELLKCEQGLVLAGPLLRWPQSPVAAGGAGAGLRRSPGSGKPRGPALAPPPGPPQPCGQTQLWPTLAPEAAGAEDPPALLLPGEQASAGRREGPLARQWTLEDEEEQERERRRRHRSLSSTADDQVAQPAQDGDVAAPERLPSVEETEVSPQPPLDSSGEDVWAVLRARQERRQRQREADVAQAPVREQLDTEEEDGAGTGQAGQLPPAPEKEMGLLLRRRLSRERQSSWVREEESLVGREPGCSRKGGSEKPSAPEKTLAPEKSLDSKEVSTSGKTASPEKVSVSQKIAVLEKRTISGKTLVLEETSVLEKLPSPGKTSDSEKRLTSEKAAVFEKTPAPEMRRAPARAAAPGQPRAQERPASAQSPSTPKGQGRAGPKQEPPPSAGLRGQGAERPAGTCHLPPITLQLKIPSKEDEADTPSPTQATYSSSLKRFSPRTISFRMSPRRDHSEAALTRSSSMKIPASSFTLGQKLERYHTAVQSSESVRSPGPSHAEFLVAPVDVASKRRLFEKELVGQGRGGAASSRKENLRLSGVVTSRLNLWISKTQESGDGDPQEQKESAAARRIQWRKKVDSLDAKV from the exons ATGCCCGGATGTGTGTCAGGGTGTGCGCCAGGTGGCAGTGGGGCGCTGGAACTTTTAAAGTGCGAGCAGGGTCTGGTCTTAGCTGGTCCCCTGCTCAGATGGCCCCAGTCTCCCGTGGCTGCAGGGGGTGCCGGGGCGGGGTTGAGGCGATCGCCAGGCAGCGGGAAGCCCCGGGGACcagccctggccccgccccctggccctccccagccctgtgggCAGACACAGCTGTGGCCAACGCTCGCCCCTGAGGCAGCTGGAGCCGAGGACCCTCCCGCCCTACTGCTCCCTGGCGAACAAGCCTCAGCTGGCAGGAGGGAAGGGCC CCTGGCCAGGCAGTGGACCCTGGAGGATGAAGAGGAACAGGAGAGGGAACGGCGGCGGCGACaccggagcctgagctccaccGCGGACGACCAGGTGGCCCAGCCGGCCCAGGACGGAGACGTGGCGGCCCCAGAGag ACTGCCGAGCGTGGAGGAAACGGAGGTCTCCCCCCAACCACCCCTAGACTCCAGCGGTGAGGACGTGTGGGCCGTCCTCAGGGCACGGCAGGAGCGGAGGCAGAGGCAGCGGGAGGCGGACGTCGCACAGGCCCCCGTCCGGGAGCAGCTGGACACAGAGGAGGAGGATGGCGCGGGCACTGGGCAGGCGGGGCAGCTGCCCCCAGCGCCCGAGAAGGAGATGGGGCTGCTGCTTCGCCGGAGACTGAGCCGGGAGCGGCAGAGCTCCTGGGTCCGGGAGGAGGAGAGCTTGGTGGGCAGGGAGCCGGGATGCAGCAGGAAGGGGGGCTCAGAGAAGCCCTCTGCCCCAGAGAAGACATTAGCGCCCGAAAAGAGCCTGGACTCCAAGGAAGTCTCCACCTCCGGGAAGACTGCCAGCCCTGAGAAAGTGTCTGTGTCCCAGAAGATTGCAGTGTTGGAGAAAAGAACCATCTCGGGAAAGACGTTGGTTCTGGAAGAAACAAGTGTCTTGGAGAAGCTGCCCTCCCCAGGGAAGACGTCGGACTCAGAAAAGAGACTGACGTCTGAGAAAGCAGCAGTCTTTGAGAAGACCCCGGCCCCTGAGATGCGGCGGGCCCCAGCGAGGGCGGCGGCCCCAGGGCAGCCCCGGGCCCAGGAGCGGCCAGCCTCTGCGCAGAGCCCGTCCACCcccaaggggcaggggagggccgGCCCCAAGCAGGAGCCCCCGCCGTCGGCGGGGCtgcgggggcagggggcagagcgTCCGGCTGGGACTTGCCACCTCCCACCCATCACTCTCCAG TTGAAAATCCCCAGCAAGGAGGACGAGGCGGACACACCCTCGCCCACCCAGGCCACCTACAGCAGCTCCCTGAAGCGCTTCAGCCCCAGGACCATCTCCTTTCGG ATGAGCCCCCGGAGAGACCACTCAGAGGCAGCCTTAACCCGCAG CAGCAGCATGAAGATCCCAGCCAGCTCCTTCACACTGGGCCAGAAGCTGGAGAGATACCACACGGCTGTACAG AGCTCGGAGTCAGTCAGGTCTCCGGGCCCCTCCCACGCCGAGTTCTTGGTGGCTCCCGTGGACGTCGCCAGCAAGCGCCGCCTCTTTGAGAAGGAGCTGGTGGGTCAGGGCCGGGGAGGAGCAGCCTCCAGCCGGAAG
- the LAD1 gene encoding ladinin-1 isoform X1: MPGCVSGCAPGGSGALELLKCEQGLVLAGPLLRWPQSPVAAGGAGAGLRRSPGSGKPRGPALAPPPGPPQPCGQTQLWPTLAPEAAGAEDPPALLLPGEQASAGRREGPLARQWTLEDEEEQERERRRRHRSLSSTADDQVAQPAQDGDVAAPERLPSVEETEVSPQPPLDSSGEDVWAVLRARQERRQRQREADVAQAPVREQLDTEEEDGAGTGQAGQLPPAPEKEMGLLLRRRLSRERQSSWVREEESLVGREPGCSRKGGSEKPSAPEKTLAPEKSLDSKEVSTSGKTASPEKVSVSQKIAVLEKRTISGKTLVLEETSVLEKLPSPGKTSDSEKRLTSEKAAVFEKTPAPEMRRAPARAAAPGQPRAQERPASAQSPSTPKGQGRAGPKQEPPPSAGLRGQGAERPAGTCHLPPITLQLKIPSKEDEADTPSPTQATYSSSLKRFSPRTISFRMSPRRDHSEAALTRSSSMKIPASSFTLGQKLERYHTAVQSSESVRSPGPSHAEFLVAPVDVASKRRLFEKELVGQGRGGAASSRKENLRLSGVVTSRLNLWISKTQESGDGDPQEEQKESAAARRIQWRKKVDSLDAKV; the protein is encoded by the exons ATGCCCGGATGTGTGTCAGGGTGTGCGCCAGGTGGCAGTGGGGCGCTGGAACTTTTAAAGTGCGAGCAGGGTCTGGTCTTAGCTGGTCCCCTGCTCAGATGGCCCCAGTCTCCCGTGGCTGCAGGGGGTGCCGGGGCGGGGTTGAGGCGATCGCCAGGCAGCGGGAAGCCCCGGGGACcagccctggccccgccccctggccctccccagccctgtgggCAGACACAGCTGTGGCCAACGCTCGCCCCTGAGGCAGCTGGAGCCGAGGACCCTCCCGCCCTACTGCTCCCTGGCGAACAAGCCTCAGCTGGCAGGAGGGAAGGGCC CCTGGCCAGGCAGTGGACCCTGGAGGATGAAGAGGAACAGGAGAGGGAACGGCGGCGGCGACaccggagcctgagctccaccGCGGACGACCAGGTGGCCCAGCCGGCCCAGGACGGAGACGTGGCGGCCCCAGAGag ACTGCCGAGCGTGGAGGAAACGGAGGTCTCCCCCCAACCACCCCTAGACTCCAGCGGTGAGGACGTGTGGGCCGTCCTCAGGGCACGGCAGGAGCGGAGGCAGAGGCAGCGGGAGGCGGACGTCGCACAGGCCCCCGTCCGGGAGCAGCTGGACACAGAGGAGGAGGATGGCGCGGGCACTGGGCAGGCGGGGCAGCTGCCCCCAGCGCCCGAGAAGGAGATGGGGCTGCTGCTTCGCCGGAGACTGAGCCGGGAGCGGCAGAGCTCCTGGGTCCGGGAGGAGGAGAGCTTGGTGGGCAGGGAGCCGGGATGCAGCAGGAAGGGGGGCTCAGAGAAGCCCTCTGCCCCAGAGAAGACATTAGCGCCCGAAAAGAGCCTGGACTCCAAGGAAGTCTCCACCTCCGGGAAGACTGCCAGCCCTGAGAAAGTGTCTGTGTCCCAGAAGATTGCAGTGTTGGAGAAAAGAACCATCTCGGGAAAGACGTTGGTTCTGGAAGAAACAAGTGTCTTGGAGAAGCTGCCCTCCCCAGGGAAGACGTCGGACTCAGAAAAGAGACTGACGTCTGAGAAAGCAGCAGTCTTTGAGAAGACCCCGGCCCCTGAGATGCGGCGGGCCCCAGCGAGGGCGGCGGCCCCAGGGCAGCCCCGGGCCCAGGAGCGGCCAGCCTCTGCGCAGAGCCCGTCCACCcccaaggggcaggggagggccgGCCCCAAGCAGGAGCCCCCGCCGTCGGCGGGGCtgcgggggcagggggcagagcgTCCGGCTGGGACTTGCCACCTCCCACCCATCACTCTCCAG TTGAAAATCCCCAGCAAGGAGGACGAGGCGGACACACCCTCGCCCACCCAGGCCACCTACAGCAGCTCCCTGAAGCGCTTCAGCCCCAGGACCATCTCCTTTCGG ATGAGCCCCCGGAGAGACCACTCAGAGGCAGCCTTAACCCGCAG CAGCAGCATGAAGATCCCAGCCAGCTCCTTCACACTGGGCCAGAAGCTGGAGAGATACCACACGGCTGTACAG AGCTCGGAGTCAGTCAGGTCTCCGGGCCCCTCCCACGCCGAGTTCTTGGTGGCTCCCGTGGACGTCGCCAGCAAGCGCCGCCTCTTTGAGAAGGAGCTGGTGGGTCAGGGCCGGGGAGGAGCAGCCTCCAGCCGGAAG